One Setaria viridis chromosome 3, Setaria_viridis_v4.0, whole genome shotgun sequence DNA window includes the following coding sequences:
- the LOC117849661 gene encoding uncharacterized protein: MARFILSLMELGVSAAVHLIFGFYVFSTAVAADISQAAAASGCLLLRRPPPSAGAGEGALVDVAAAGERDERRGAGPVVLDGSPPPIVLVHGIFGFGKGRLGGLSYFAGAEKKDDRVLVPDLGSLTSIHDRACELFYYLKGGQVDYGEDHSKACGHTRFGRIYHTGHYPVWDDQNPVHFVGHSAGAQVVRVLHQMLADKAFPGHDTSEDWILSLTSLSGALNGTTRTYYDGMLVEDGRFMRSICLLQLCRLGVIVYDWLDIPWLKNYYNFGFDHYEMSRRKVGFSGLIDLLLGRTGPFASGDWILPDLTIQGSIKLNSSLRTFPNTFYFSYATKKTRKLFGITVPSSVLGVHPMLFLRVLQMCMWRHPQNAPLPYKGYRDEDWEDNDGALNTISMTYPRIPIEHPHRFVVDDSDCHPLQPGIWYYKIIEADHILFIVNRERAGVQFDLLYDGIFQRCRKHAFRKSLPTVPNETSQ; encoded by the exons ATGGCGCGGTTCATCCTGAGCCTGATGGAGCTCGGGGTCAGCGCGGCGGTGCACCTCATCTTCGGCTTCTACGTCTTCAGCACGGCCGTGGCCGCCGACATCTCGCAGGCGGCCGCGGCATCCGGGTGCCTCCTgctgcgccggccgccaccctccgcgggcgcgggcgagggggcgctcgtcgacgtcgccgcggccggggaGCGCGACGAGCGCAGGGGCGCCGGGCCCGTCGTGCTcgacggctcgccgccgcccatcgTCCTCGTCCACGGCATCTTCGGCTTCGGCAAGGGG AGGCTCGGGGGGCTCTCCTACTTTGCCGGCGCCGAGAAGAAGGACGACCGCGTGCTCGTGCCGGATTTGGGGTCGCTCACCAGCATCCATGACAG GGCGTGCGAGCTGTTCTACTACCTCAAGGGCGGGCAGGTGGACTACGGCGAGGACCACAGCAAGGCTTGCGGCCACACGAGGTTCGGGAGAATCTATCACACAG GGCACTATCCTGTGTGGGATGACCAGAACCCGGTGCACTTTGTTGGGCACTCGGCCGGCGCGCAGGTTGTGAGGGTGCTGCATCAGATGCTAGCCGACAAG GCTTTCCCAGGTCATGATACTTCTGAAGACTGGATTCTAAGCCTTACTTCCTTGTCTGGCGCACTTAATGGGACAACGAGAACTTACTATGACGGCATGCT GGTTGAAGATGGGAGGTTTATGAGATCTATCTGTCTTCTTCAGCTCTGCCGGCTTGGAGTTATTGTCTACGACTGGCTGGACATTCCTTGGCTGAAGAATTATTACAATTTTGGTTTTGACCACTATGAGATGTCACGGAGGAAAGTAGGGTTTTCAGGTTTAATTGATCTGCTGCTGGGGCGCACTGGCCCATTTGCCAGCGGAGATTGGATTTTACCTGACCTCACAATCCAGGGATCTATAAAGCTTAACTCTAGTCTGAGGACATTTCCCAATACATTCTACTTCAGTTATGctacaaagaaaacaagaaagctATTTGGAATTACAGTGCCTTCAAGTGTTCTTGGAGTCCATCCCATGCTCTTTCTCAGAGTCCTTCAGATGTGTATGTGGCGGCACCCTCAGAATGCTCCTCTGCCCTACAAAGGATACAG GGATGAAGATTGGGAAGACAATGATGGGGCTTTGAACACGATCTCTATGACTTACCCACGCATTCCTATAGAGCATCCACACCGTTTTGTAGTGGACGATTCTGACTGCCATCCTTTGCAACCTGGGATATG GTATTACAAGATTATTGAAGCTGACCACATTCTATTCATTGTGAATCGGGAAAGAGCTGGAGTGCAGTTCGATTTGCTGTACGATGGAATTTTCCAGCGCTGCAGGAAGCACGCATTTAGGAAGAGCTTGCCTACTGTACCAAATGAAACGAGTCAATAG
- the LOC117849660 gene encoding squamosa promoter-binding-like protein 9 isoform X1, giving the protein MDAADSGGGGAADAGEPIWDWGNLLDFVVDGDDSLVLPWDDDAAGIGAADPTEAAAPPLPAPMPQPVEVEAEPEPEPEAGPVLPPPPLRVQGIGRRVRKRDPRLVCPNYLAGMVPCACPEVDEMVAAAEVEDVAAEFLAGARKKTKTAARRGKAGAAGVGGVAGGTARAAAMEMKCQVPGCEADIRELKGYHRRHRVCLRCAHASAVILDGVQKRYCQQCGKFHVLLDFDEDKRSCRRKLERHNKRRRRKPDSKGLLDKEIDEQLDLSADVSADGELREENMEGTTSEMLETVLSNKVLDRGTPAGSEDVLSSPTCTQPSLQTEQSKSVVTFAASVEACVGAKQENAKLTTNSPIHDTKSAYSSSCPTGRISFKLYDWNPAEFPRRLRHQIFEWLASMPVELEGYIRPGCTILTVFVAMPQHMWDKLSDDAANLLRNLVNSPNSLLLGKGAFFIHVNNMIFQVLKDGATLMGTRLDVQSPRIDYVYPTWFEAGKPVELILCGSSLDQPKFRSLLSFDGDYLKHDCYRLKSLDTFNCIDNGDLIVDSQHEIFRINITQSRPDIHGPAFVEVENMFGLSNFVPILFGSKQLCSELERIQDALSGSSDSSLFGELPGAPCDPCERRKLQMAAMSGFLTDIGWLIRKPAPDEFKNVLSSTNIQRWVCILKFLIRNDFMNVLEIIVKSMDNIMGSEVLSNLEKGRLEDHVTAFLGYVSHARNIIDCRANNDKETQLETRLISIDSPNQRSLGTSVPLANENAGAGGDNNMHSANAAYEEENVPLVTRDVSHRYCCQPDMNARWLNPSLVVKYPGGATRMRLGMTLVIATVLCFTACLVLFHPHGVGVLASPVKRYLSSDSTS; this is encoded by the exons ATGGACGCCGCTGactccggcgggggcggcgcggcggatgcCGGCGAGCCCATCTGGGACTGGGGCAACCTCCTTGACTTCGTCGTCGACGGTGACGACTCGTTGGTCCTCCCgtgggacgacgacgccgccggaATAGGAGCAGCCGACCCCACCGAGGCGGCCGCGCCACCGCTCCCCGCACCTATGCCGCAGCCGGTGGAGGTGGAAGCGGAGCCGGAACCGGAACCGGAGGCGGGGCCGGTGCTTCCACCGCCCCCTCTTCGGGTGCAGGGGATCGGGCGCCGCGTGAGAAAGCGGGACCCGCGGCTGGTGTGCCCGAACTACCTCGCGGGGATGGTGCCGTGCGCGTGCCCCGAGGTGGACGAGAtggtcgccgccgcggaggtggaggacgtGGCGGCGGAGTTCCTGGCCGGCGCGCGGAAGAAGACTAAGACCGCGGCCCGACGGGGCAAGGCGGGAGCCGCGGGTGTCGGTGGAGTCGCTGGAGGAACTGCCcgtgcggcggcgatggagatgAAGTGCCAGGTGCCTGGGTGTGAGGCGGATATACGTGAGCTCAAGGGGTACCACCGCCGGCACCGGGTGTGTCTGCGTTGCGCGCACGCTTCTGCTGTCATCCTCGATGGCGTCCAAAAGCGCTACTGCCAGCAGTGCGGCAA GTTCCATGTTTTACTAGATTTCGATGAAGATAAAAGGAGTTGCAGAAGAAAGTTGGAGCGCCACAACAAAAGAAGACGAAGAAAACCTGATTCTAAAGGATTGCTTGATAAAGAAATAGATGAACAATTGGATCTGTCAGCAGATGTTAGCGCCGATGGTGAACTTAGAGAAG AGAACATGGAAGGCACAACCAGTGAGATGCTTGAGACTGTTCTTAGCAACAAGGTTTTGGACAGAGGAACACCTGCAGGATCTGAAGATGTGCTCAGTTCACCAACCTGTACACAACCCAGTTTACAAACTGAACAAAGTAAAAGTGTAGTGACTTTTGCAGCTTCTGTTGAAGCCTGCGTTGGTGCAAAGCAGGAAAATGCAAAACTTACCACCAATTCTCCAATACATGACACCAAGAGTGCCTACTCATCCTCG TGTCCAACAGGACGCATCTCATTCAAGTTGTATGACTGGAATCCTGCTGAATTTCCTCGACGCTTGCGGCACCAG ATATTTGAGTGGTTGGCTAGCATGCCTGTTGAATTGGAGGGTTACATTCGCCCTGGTTGCACTATTTTAACTGTATTTGTTGCAATGCCGCAGCATATGTGGGACAAG TTATCAGACGATGCAGCAAATCTTCTCAGAAACTTGGTAAATTCCCCTAACAGTCTTCTGTTGGGTAAAGGGGCCTTCTTCATTCATGTCAATAACATGATATTTCAAGTACTGAAAG ATGGAGCAACATTGATGGGCACCAGGTTAGATGTACAATCCCCAAGGATCGATTATGTTTATCCAACATGGTTTGAAGCTGGGAAACCTGTTGAGCTGATCCTTTGTGGAAGTTCCCTTGACCAGCCAAAATTCAG GTCACTTCTGTCATTTGATGGGGACTATTTGAAGCATGATTGCTACCGTTTAAAGTCTCTTGATACCTTCAATTGCATTGACAATGGTGATCTTATTGTTGATTCTCAACATGAAATTTTCCGAATAAACATCACTCAGTCAAGACCAGACATTCATGGACCTGCATTTGTGGAA GTCGAAAACATGTTTGGATTATCAAATTTTGTTCCTATCCTTTTTGGTAGCAAACAGCTGTGTTCTGAGCTAGAGAGGATACAGGATGCTCTTTCTGGTTCTTCTGACAGTAGCTTATTTGGAGAGTTACCCGGTGCTCCTTGTGATCCTTGTGAGCGTCGGAAACTTCAAATGGCTGCAATGTCTGGATTCCTTACAGACATTGGATGGCTTATCAGGAAGCCTGCTCCTGACGAATTTAAAAATGTACTGAGTTCAACGAATATTCAGAGATGGGTATGCATACTGAAGTTCTTGATAAGGAATGATTTTATGAATGTTCTGGAAATAATTGTGAAGTCAATGGACAACATCATGGGTTCTGAGGTTCTTTCAAACTTGGAAAAGGGGAGGTTGGAAGATCATGTAACAGCATTTCTTGGATATGTAAGCCATGCTCGAAACATTATTGATTGTAGAGCTAACAATGACAAGGAAACGCAGCTTGAAACAAGATTGATTAGCATTGATTCTCCAAATCAGCGAAGCTTAGGCACTTCTGTGCCACTTGCTAATGAA AatgctggtgctggtggtgaTAACAATATGCACTCGGCTAATGCAGCTTATGAGGAAGAAAATGTCCCACTTGTGACTAGAGATGTCTCACACAGGTACTGCTGCCAGCCTGATATGAATGCTAGGTGGCTTAACCCCTCGCTAGTTGTTAAGTATCCTGGTGGTGCCACGAGAATGCGACTTGGCATGACTCTGGTAATTGCCACTGTGTTGTGTTTCACAGCTTGCCTTGTTCTTTTCCACCCCCATGGAGTAGGAGTGCTTGCATCTCCAGTAAAGAGGTACTTGTCCAGTGACTCCACATCATAG
- the LOC117849660 gene encoding squamosa promoter-binding-like protein 9 isoform X2 has product MDAADSGGGGAADAGEPIWDWGNLLDFVVDGDDSLVLPWDDDAAGIGAADPTEAAAPPLPAPMPQPVEVEAEPEPEPEAGPVLPPPPLRVQGIGRRVRKRDPRLVCPNYLAGMVPCACPEVDEMVAAAEVEDVAAEFLAGARKKTKTAARRGKAGAAGVGGVAGGTARAAAMEMKCQVPGCEADIRELKGYHRRHRVCLRCAHASAVILDGVQKRYCQQCGKFHVLLDFDEDKRSCRRKLERHNKRRRRKPDSKGLLDKEIDEQLDLSADVSADGELREENMEGTTSEMLETVLSNKVLDRGTPAGSEDVLSSPTCTQPSLQTEQSKSVVTFAASVEACVGAKQENAKLTTNSPIHDTKSAYSSSCPTGRISFKLYDWNPAEFPRRLRHQIFEWLASMPVELEGYIRPGCTILTVFVAMPQHMWDKLSDDAANLLRNLVNSPNSLLLGKGAFFIHVNNMIFQVLKDGATLMGTRLDVQSPRIDYVYPTWFEAGKPVELILCGSSLDQPKFRSLLSFDGDYLKHDCYRLKSLDTFNCIDNGDLIVDSQHEIFRINITQSRPDIHGPAFVEVENMFGLSNFVPILFGSKQLCSELERIQDALSGSSDSSLFGELPGAPCDPCERRKLQMAAMSGFLTDIGWLIRKPAPDEFKNVLSSTNIQRWVCILKFLIRNDFMNVLEIIVKSMDNIMGSEVLSNLEKGRLEDHVTAFLGYVSHARNIIDCRANNDKETQLETRLISIDSPNQRSLGTSVPLANENAGAGGDNNMHSANAAYEEENVPLVTRDVSHSLPCSFPPPWSRSACISSKEVLVQ; this is encoded by the exons ATGGACGCCGCTGactccggcgggggcggcgcggcggatgcCGGCGAGCCCATCTGGGACTGGGGCAACCTCCTTGACTTCGTCGTCGACGGTGACGACTCGTTGGTCCTCCCgtgggacgacgacgccgccggaATAGGAGCAGCCGACCCCACCGAGGCGGCCGCGCCACCGCTCCCCGCACCTATGCCGCAGCCGGTGGAGGTGGAAGCGGAGCCGGAACCGGAACCGGAGGCGGGGCCGGTGCTTCCACCGCCCCCTCTTCGGGTGCAGGGGATCGGGCGCCGCGTGAGAAAGCGGGACCCGCGGCTGGTGTGCCCGAACTACCTCGCGGGGATGGTGCCGTGCGCGTGCCCCGAGGTGGACGAGAtggtcgccgccgcggaggtggaggacgtGGCGGCGGAGTTCCTGGCCGGCGCGCGGAAGAAGACTAAGACCGCGGCCCGACGGGGCAAGGCGGGAGCCGCGGGTGTCGGTGGAGTCGCTGGAGGAACTGCCcgtgcggcggcgatggagatgAAGTGCCAGGTGCCTGGGTGTGAGGCGGATATACGTGAGCTCAAGGGGTACCACCGCCGGCACCGGGTGTGTCTGCGTTGCGCGCACGCTTCTGCTGTCATCCTCGATGGCGTCCAAAAGCGCTACTGCCAGCAGTGCGGCAA GTTCCATGTTTTACTAGATTTCGATGAAGATAAAAGGAGTTGCAGAAGAAAGTTGGAGCGCCACAACAAAAGAAGACGAAGAAAACCTGATTCTAAAGGATTGCTTGATAAAGAAATAGATGAACAATTGGATCTGTCAGCAGATGTTAGCGCCGATGGTGAACTTAGAGAAG AGAACATGGAAGGCACAACCAGTGAGATGCTTGAGACTGTTCTTAGCAACAAGGTTTTGGACAGAGGAACACCTGCAGGATCTGAAGATGTGCTCAGTTCACCAACCTGTACACAACCCAGTTTACAAACTGAACAAAGTAAAAGTGTAGTGACTTTTGCAGCTTCTGTTGAAGCCTGCGTTGGTGCAAAGCAGGAAAATGCAAAACTTACCACCAATTCTCCAATACATGACACCAAGAGTGCCTACTCATCCTCG TGTCCAACAGGACGCATCTCATTCAAGTTGTATGACTGGAATCCTGCTGAATTTCCTCGACGCTTGCGGCACCAG ATATTTGAGTGGTTGGCTAGCATGCCTGTTGAATTGGAGGGTTACATTCGCCCTGGTTGCACTATTTTAACTGTATTTGTTGCAATGCCGCAGCATATGTGGGACAAG TTATCAGACGATGCAGCAAATCTTCTCAGAAACTTGGTAAATTCCCCTAACAGTCTTCTGTTGGGTAAAGGGGCCTTCTTCATTCATGTCAATAACATGATATTTCAAGTACTGAAAG ATGGAGCAACATTGATGGGCACCAGGTTAGATGTACAATCCCCAAGGATCGATTATGTTTATCCAACATGGTTTGAAGCTGGGAAACCTGTTGAGCTGATCCTTTGTGGAAGTTCCCTTGACCAGCCAAAATTCAG GTCACTTCTGTCATTTGATGGGGACTATTTGAAGCATGATTGCTACCGTTTAAAGTCTCTTGATACCTTCAATTGCATTGACAATGGTGATCTTATTGTTGATTCTCAACATGAAATTTTCCGAATAAACATCACTCAGTCAAGACCAGACATTCATGGACCTGCATTTGTGGAA GTCGAAAACATGTTTGGATTATCAAATTTTGTTCCTATCCTTTTTGGTAGCAAACAGCTGTGTTCTGAGCTAGAGAGGATACAGGATGCTCTTTCTGGTTCTTCTGACAGTAGCTTATTTGGAGAGTTACCCGGTGCTCCTTGTGATCCTTGTGAGCGTCGGAAACTTCAAATGGCTGCAATGTCTGGATTCCTTACAGACATTGGATGGCTTATCAGGAAGCCTGCTCCTGACGAATTTAAAAATGTACTGAGTTCAACGAATATTCAGAGATGGGTATGCATACTGAAGTTCTTGATAAGGAATGATTTTATGAATGTTCTGGAAATAATTGTGAAGTCAATGGACAACATCATGGGTTCTGAGGTTCTTTCAAACTTGGAAAAGGGGAGGTTGGAAGATCATGTAACAGCATTTCTTGGATATGTAAGCCATGCTCGAAACATTATTGATTGTAGAGCTAACAATGACAAGGAAACGCAGCTTGAAACAAGATTGATTAGCATTGATTCTCCAAATCAGCGAAGCTTAGGCACTTCTGTGCCACTTGCTAATGAA AatgctggtgctggtggtgaTAACAATATGCACTCGGCTAATGCAGCTTATGAGGAAGAAAATGTCCCACTTGTGACTAGAGATGTCTCACACAG CTTGCCTTGTTCTTTTCCACCCCCATGGAGTAGGAGTGCTTGCATCTCCAGTAAAGAGGTACTTGTCCAGTGA